A genomic region of uncultured Roseibium sp. contains the following coding sequences:
- a CDS encoding amidase — protein sequence MSLSNTVEKLARREISSSEITDICLAKIAELDGKLGAFVSVFEKEARDAARTADALRSKGAEVGPLHGIPVAVKDLFHVRGHETRAGTRSHSIPPDLATAAAVRKLTDAGMIVIGKTHTDEFAYGAWGVNRLYSSPWNPYDMETHRVAGGSSSGSAVAVSAGLVPFALGSDTGGSARVPASFCGCVGVKPSFGSIDRKGMVPLSPSLDVVGFFANTIGDAALLFDVLADADKAGAKPKTRGGGERRGRKVQNLEGVCIGFLPTQFLQNVNSDILRLYEMSLDALRSSGATMTEFRPPRPFSAYLTDTVSLVSAEIYTTFGQLAEKLDSEMQPFIRERILDGKAVSAAHYSVLLNRRNDAIAEMRLAMDDFDALVTPTCAGAAIPVAEVDLTAPATPFARFVNYLDLAGLSLPCGLTRAGLPAGVQVVVKRFDDRRMFEVGACIEKTLGKLQPSALGNVWR from the coding sequence TTGTCGCTGAGCAACACCGTTGAAAAACTTGCCCGCAGAGAGATTTCATCCAGTGAGATCACGGATATCTGCCTGGCAAAAATCGCCGAGTTGGATGGGAAACTCGGCGCCTTTGTTTCCGTGTTTGAAAAAGAGGCGCGTGATGCGGCAAGAACCGCAGACGCTCTTCGGTCCAAGGGCGCCGAAGTTGGCCCCCTGCATGGAATTCCGGTCGCGGTGAAAGACCTGTTCCACGTCAGGGGACATGAAACGCGGGCCGGGACACGAAGCCATTCGATACCGCCGGACCTGGCGACCGCTGCGGCTGTCCGGAAACTGACCGATGCAGGCATGATCGTGATCGGCAAAACGCATACGGATGAGTTCGCCTACGGTGCCTGGGGCGTGAACAGGTTATACAGCTCTCCCTGGAATCCATACGACATGGAAACGCACCGGGTTGCCGGAGGGTCCAGCAGTGGATCGGCGGTCGCTGTCAGCGCGGGACTGGTCCCGTTCGCTCTCGGGTCTGATACGGGTGGCTCTGCGAGGGTGCCGGCCTCCTTTTGCGGCTGTGTTGGTGTGAAACCATCGTTCGGATCGATTGACAGGAAAGGCATGGTTCCCCTCAGTCCAAGTCTGGATGTCGTCGGATTTTTTGCCAACACCATTGGCGATGCAGCCTTGCTGTTTGACGTGCTGGCGGATGCAGACAAAGCCGGCGCAAAGCCAAAAACGCGCGGTGGCGGCGAACGGAGAGGGCGGAAAGTTCAAAACCTCGAAGGCGTGTGCATCGGGTTCCTTCCAACGCAGTTTCTTCAGAACGTGAACAGCGACATCTTGCGGCTCTATGAAATGTCGCTGGATGCGCTGAGATCATCCGGAGCGACGATGACGGAGTTTCGGCCACCGCGGCCGTTCAGTGCCTACCTGACCGACACGGTCAGCCTCGTGAGCGCGGAAATCTACACCACGTTTGGGCAACTGGCGGAGAAACTCGACAGCGAAATGCAGCCTTTCATCCGGGAACGCATTCTGGATGGCAAGGCTGTTTCCGCGGCGCACTACTCGGTCCTGTTGAACCGCCGCAACGATGCGATTGCGGAAATGCGCCTCGCCATGGACGACTTTGACGCACTCGTGACGCCCACGTGTGCCGGCGCCGCGATTCCCGTGGCCGAAGTTGATTTGACCGCACCGGCAACACCTTTTGCGCGATTCGTGAATTATCTGGATCTTGCCGGTCTGTCCTTGCCTTGCGGATTGACCCGTGCCGGTCTGCCGGCCGGGGTGCAAGTCGTCGTCAAGCGTTTCGACGATCGCAGGATGTTCGAAGTCGGCGCCTGCATTGAGAAAACCTTGGGCAAGCTGCAGCCATCAGCCCTGGGGAACGTGTGGCGTTGA
- a CDS encoding ABC transporter ATP-binding protein, producing MSTDIVFEAQQLRVSAPQSDGSELEIVKGVDFQVPKGKVVALIGESGSGKTTISLSALGYCKPGLKFSGGQARLLGDDLCRKTTAELRPLRGRKVAYLAQSAAATFNPSIKINEQVVEASVTRNLMSRQDADARALELYKSLDLPNPETIGDRYPHQVSGGQLQRLMAAMALCGKPDLLVLDEPTTALDVTTQIEVLKAFKKVIHDEGAAAIYVSHDLAVVAQIADYIVVLYGGEVLERGPAEAIINNPKHSYTKRLMAAAKPWDPDTVEQESQGGNKKTEDVAAMLDVSAGYGKAWNGKPAVNVLENIDFAVPKRSTVGVIGESGSGKSTLARVYAGLLPPSEGALLLDGRELEPSYRRRSIDQLRKIQFVYQMADTALNPRQRVGDIIGRPLEFYLGLKGKDKRARVDELLRLVDLTPEFASRYPDALSGGQKQRVNLARSLAAEPEIILCDEVTSALDTIVGGNVIELLKRLQREIGISIVFISHDLSTVASLAGDIVVMNSGQIVEKGPTQQILKQPQHPYTKLLISSVPEMRLGWLEDTVSARLEQSTPHVPQG from the coding sequence ATGTCGACAGATATTGTTTTCGAAGCACAGCAACTGCGCGTAAGCGCACCGCAATCAGACGGAAGCGAACTGGAAATCGTCAAGGGCGTGGATTTTCAGGTTCCGAAAGGCAAGGTGGTTGCGCTGATCGGGGAATCCGGTTCTGGCAAGACGACCATCTCCCTGTCTGCGCTCGGCTACTGCAAGCCTGGCTTGAAGTTCTCAGGCGGCCAGGCACGTTTGCTCGGCGACGACCTTTGCCGGAAAACCACGGCTGAATTGCGCCCTTTGCGAGGGCGCAAGGTCGCCTACCTTGCACAAAGTGCTGCGGCGACGTTCAATCCGTCCATCAAGATCAATGAACAGGTTGTCGAAGCTTCCGTGACCCGTAATCTGATGTCCCGCCAAGACGCCGATGCAAGAGCCCTGGAACTCTACAAGTCGCTCGATCTGCCGAACCCCGAGACGATCGGAGACCGCTATCCGCACCAGGTTTCCGGCGGTCAATTGCAACGGCTGATGGCGGCAATGGCGCTTTGCGGCAAGCCGGATCTGCTCGTTCTGGACGAGCCGACAACGGCACTTGACGTCACGACCCAGATCGAGGTCCTCAAAGCGTTCAAGAAGGTCATTCACGACGAGGGTGCTGCTGCCATCTATGTCAGTCATGACCTCGCCGTCGTGGCACAGATCGCAGACTATATCGTTGTCCTGTACGGTGGTGAGGTTTTGGAAAGAGGCCCGGCCGAGGCCATCATAAACAACCCGAAGCACAGCTATACAAAACGGCTCATGGCGGCTGCAAAACCCTGGGATCCCGATACGGTCGAACAAGAAAGCCAAGGCGGTAACAAAAAAACAGAAGATGTCGCCGCGATGCTCGATGTTTCCGCCGGATATGGAAAAGCCTGGAATGGCAAGCCCGCCGTCAATGTTCTGGAAAACATCGACTTCGCCGTTCCAAAACGGTCGACCGTAGGGGTCATCGGGGAATCGGGAAGCGGGAAATCGACATTGGCAAGGGTCTACGCCGGCCTGCTTCCTCCTTCCGAGGGGGCTCTTCTCCTCGATGGTCGCGAACTCGAACCGTCCTACCGGCGACGTTCGATCGACCAGTTGAGAAAGATCCAGTTTGTCTATCAGATGGCGGACACCGCGCTCAATCCGCGGCAACGCGTCGGCGATATCATCGGCCGGCCCCTGGAGTTTTATCTCGGCCTCAAGGGCAAAGACAAGCGAGCGCGCGTGGATGAACTGCTGCGCCTGGTTGACTTGACCCCGGAGTTCGCGAGCCGGTATCCCGACGCACTGTCCGGAGGCCAGAAACAACGTGTAAACCTGGCACGCTCGCTGGCTGCTGAGCCGGAAATCATTCTTTGCGACGAGGTCACTTCGGCCCTTGATACGATTGTCGGCGGGAATGTCATCGAACTGCTTAAACGGCTTCAGCGGGAAATCGGTATTTCCATTGTCTTTATCAGTCACGACCTGTCCACAGTCGCGTCCCTTGCCGGCGACATCGTGGTCATGAATTCAGGGCAGATCGTTGAAAAAGGTCCGACCCAGCAAATATTGAAGCAGCCGCAACACCCCTACACGAAACTGTTGATCAGTTCGGTACCGGAAATGCGGCTTGGGTGGCTGGAGGACACGGTTTCCGCGAGACTTGAGCAGTCAACGCCACACGTTCCCCAGGGCTGA
- a CDS encoding ABC transporter permease, which yields MISKDPHTYMDTHFVAKEDDDAPFSELQDSPPRRKFRLTFGGWIGAAVVTFWLLVAVFGPWLAPYGENDLPFPDDYSEFQHPRAGAPLGTDFSDRDILSRLMYGASRTIGISIAATLLAYGVGVILGVGAAVAGPKTDMVLSRINDAFLSLPTIMLGLVVVAAVGSSIPILIVTAGLVYATVVYRLARALGVEIMVMDFVEAAKLRGEKIWWLVAREIWPNAAMPLISDFGLRLIYVILFVSSLSFLGLGVQPPRADWGSMVRENLGAFQSYDGSLVPVVAPAVAIATLTIGINLIVDDISAFAGGKLSGRM from the coding sequence GTGATCAGTAAAGACCCGCACACCTACATGGATACCCATTTCGTCGCCAAAGAGGACGACGATGCACCTTTTTCCGAATTGCAGGACAGCCCTCCGCGCAGAAAATTCCGTTTGACATTCGGCGGATGGATTGGCGCAGCGGTGGTGACGTTCTGGCTGCTTGTCGCGGTCTTTGGACCGTGGCTTGCCCCTTATGGCGAAAACGACCTGCCTTTCCCTGATGACTACAGTGAGTTCCAGCACCCCAGGGCAGGAGCGCCGCTTGGAACCGATTTCAGCGACCGTGACATTCTCAGCCGTCTCATGTACGGCGCCAGCCGAACCATCGGCATCTCGATAGCGGCAACCCTGCTCGCCTATGGTGTGGGGGTCATCCTCGGGGTTGGCGCAGCTGTTGCCGGCCCCAAAACAGACATGGTGCTCAGCCGTATCAACGACGCCTTTCTAAGTTTGCCGACAATCATGCTCGGCCTTGTGGTGGTCGCTGCAGTCGGGTCGTCCATCCCAATCCTGATTGTCACCGCGGGTCTTGTCTACGCCACGGTCGTGTACCGGCTTGCACGTGCGCTCGGCGTCGAAATCATGGTCATGGATTTTGTCGAGGCCGCCAAGTTGCGAGGAGAAAAAATCTGGTGGCTGGTCGCGCGCGAAATCTGGCCAAACGCTGCAATGCCGCTCATCTCCGATTTCGGCCTGCGTCTGATATACGTCATCCTGTTTGTCTCAAGCCTCAGTTTCCTTGGACTTGGCGTGCAGCCTCCGCGCGCGGACTGGGGCTCCATGGTGCGCGAGAACCTTGGCGCGTTCCAGTCCTATGACGGATCCCTGGTGCCGGTTGTCGCGCCAGCAGTCGCGATTGCGACGCTGACGATCGGAATCAACCTCATTGTAGACGACATATCGGCCTTTGCGGGCGGCAAACTCTCCGGGCGGATGTAG
- a CDS encoding ABC transporter permease, whose translation MLYLIFKRLVIGTITICAVSIIIFLGTKVLPGDAAQIRLGQEATPENLAALRTRLGLDLPLWEQYLNWLFAFLQGDLGNSLAGDAPVSELIADRYKNTLFVSLLTALIGVPISLTFGILAAMFPGSLYDRLLTLVTVSLVAAPEFFTATLLVLIFVFWLGVGNSVVIGSIEGLGFWELIKHFALPIGVMCLIIASQLVRMTRAAVLNVMSSPYIEMAILKGLSRQRIILRHALPNAIGPIVNLVALNLAYLVTGVIVVEIFFAYSGLATLIVQGVQTRDFVVVQAVGMIFCAAYVCLMLIADIAAIVSNPRLRYSK comes from the coding sequence ATGTTGTATCTGATCTTTAAGAGGCTTGTGATCGGCACCATCACCATCTGTGCGGTGTCGATCATTATCTTTCTCGGCACCAAGGTGCTGCCCGGCGATGCGGCACAGATCCGGCTTGGACAGGAAGCAACTCCGGAAAACCTTGCTGCGTTGCGCACCAGACTGGGGCTCGACCTGCCACTTTGGGAACAGTACCTGAATTGGCTTTTCGCCTTTTTGCAGGGCGATCTCGGGAACTCGCTTGCCGGAGATGCGCCCGTCAGCGAGCTGATCGCCGATCGCTACAAGAATACGCTCTTCGTCAGCCTCCTGACGGCCCTGATTGGCGTGCCAATCTCACTTACATTCGGCATTCTCGCCGCCATGTTCCCAGGGAGCCTTTACGATCGGTTGCTGACACTCGTGACGGTCAGTCTCGTCGCAGCTCCCGAGTTTTTCACAGCAACACTCCTGGTTCTCATTTTTGTTTTTTGGCTCGGCGTCGGAAATTCCGTCGTGATCGGCAGCATCGAAGGACTGGGTTTCTGGGAGCTGATCAAGCATTTCGCGCTTCCAATCGGGGTCATGTGCCTGATCATTGCGTCGCAACTTGTCCGGATGACCCGCGCAGCCGTTTTGAATGTCATGAGCTCACCCTACATCGAAATGGCCATATTGAAGGGATTGTCGCGGCAAAGAATAATCCTGCGGCACGCTCTGCCGAATGCCATCGGCCCCATCGTGAACCTGGTGGCACTGAACCTCGCCTATCTGGTCACCGGCGTGATCGTCGTCGAGATCTTTTTTGCGTATTCGGGACTTGCAACGCTGATCGTGCAGGGTGTGCAAACGCGTGACTTCGTGGTTGTCCAGGCCGTCGGAATGATTTTCTGCGCAGCTTACGTCTGCCTGATGCTGATCGCCGACATTGCTGCAATCGTTTCAAATCCACGGTTGAGGTATTCCAAGTGA
- a CDS encoding ABC transporter substrate-binding protein — translation MENKYKSANRLDLTQADEATVKEMIKRGASRRAFLAWMMAAGATAGAAGAIFGSTKQAIAATPKKGGRLVMAIEAHSPGDTLDPAAFKSNIDYFRGRMFYGSLVRLQDDLSYQPELAEEISTNDNATEWTFKLRKGVEFHNGKTMTADDVLYSMNRHVGPDSASTGATLFSMVDRWEKVNDYEVRAILSSPNADFAIALGTFQFKIIPDGWTDFANPVGTGPYTVKEFKPGVRCVGARFDNYWEDGGHLDELEHFAIPDPVARLNALLSGEIDAMANVDPRTIGKIESTEGVGIWALQSGAFMGIAARRDLPVSNNTDLIRTIQYLMDRERIVKGVLKGQGTLGNDQPIGPAYPDHCAEIPQRMLDPDKAKFHFEKSGVGNTAVPIVVADVTPGAVDQALFLQREAQKIGMNIDVQKVSTDGYWSSVWKVAPFCATQWNMRPTANIMMSVAFASTAKWNESYWKNEQFDKLLVDVLAVTDPAQRKQMYCDMQTLIHETGGSIFPAHTNYIDGAADHVKGRTHVPLNNFGGCESPPFLWRDDA, via the coding sequence ATGGAAAACAAATACAAGAGCGCAAACCGCCTTGACCTGACGCAAGCCGACGAAGCGACTGTCAAAGAAATGATCAAGCGAGGTGCTTCCAGAAGGGCGTTTCTGGCATGGATGATGGCGGCCGGTGCAACGGCGGGAGCGGCTGGCGCGATCTTCGGGTCCACCAAACAGGCCATCGCGGCAACTCCGAAAAAGGGTGGCCGACTTGTTATGGCAATCGAGGCCCATAGCCCTGGCGACACGCTTGATCCCGCTGCCTTCAAATCGAACATCGATTACTTCCGGGGCCGGATGTTTTACGGGTCTCTGGTTCGGCTTCAGGATGATCTGAGTTACCAGCCCGAACTCGCGGAAGAGATTTCAACGAATGACAACGCGACCGAATGGACGTTCAAACTGCGCAAGGGCGTGGAATTTCACAACGGCAAGACGATGACGGCCGATGACGTGCTCTATTCCATGAACAGGCATGTCGGTCCTGACTCCGCTTCCACCGGCGCAACGTTGTTCAGCATGGTGGACCGTTGGGAAAAGGTGAACGACTACGAAGTCCGCGCAATCCTGAGTTCGCCAAATGCAGACTTTGCCATTGCGCTCGGTACTTTCCAGTTCAAGATCATACCCGACGGTTGGACGGACTTCGCCAACCCGGTCGGCACCGGCCCCTACACGGTGAAGGAGTTCAAGCCCGGTGTCCGTTGCGTCGGCGCGCGCTTCGACAACTACTGGGAAGACGGTGGACACCTGGACGAGCTTGAACACTTTGCGATCCCCGACCCCGTTGCGCGCCTCAACGCGCTCCTTTCCGGCGAGATCGACGCAATGGCCAACGTCGACCCCAGGACGATCGGGAAGATCGAATCGACGGAAGGTGTCGGAATCTGGGCGTTGCAGTCCGGCGCTTTCATGGGGATTGCGGCACGTCGCGACCTGCCGGTTTCGAACAATACCGATCTCATTCGGACAATTCAGTATCTGATGGACCGCGAACGGATCGTGAAAGGTGTCCTGAAAGGACAAGGCACGCTCGGAAACGACCAGCCGATCGGTCCGGCCTACCCCGATCACTGTGCGGAAATTCCGCAGCGAATGCTGGATCCGGACAAGGCGAAGTTCCACTTCGAAAAGTCCGGCGTCGGAAATACTGCTGTTCCGATTGTCGTTGCCGATGTCACGCCGGGCGCTGTCGATCAAGCACTCTTCCTTCAGCGTGAAGCGCAGAAAATCGGCATGAACATCGACGTGCAAAAGGTTTCGACCGACGGGTATTGGAGTTCCGTCTGGAAAGTCGCACCGTTCTGCGCCACCCAGTGGAACATGCGTCCCACCGCCAACATCATGATGTCGGTCGCCTTTGCCTCCACGGCAAAGTGGAACGAATCCTACTGGAAAAACGAGCAGTTCGACAAACTTCTGGTGGATGTTCTGGCGGTCACCGATCCGGCGCAACGCAAACAGATGTATTGTGACATGCAGACACTTATTCACGAAACGGGTGGCAGCATTTTCCCGGCGCACACGAACTATATCGACGGTGCCGCCGATCACGTGAAGGGCCGGACGCATGTGCCGCTGAACAATTTCGGCGGTTGCGAAAGCCCACCGTTCCTGTGGCGGGACGACGCCTAG
- a CDS encoding helix-turn-helix domain-containing protein: MIEREMSSGPDALVFHVCVDEHHPDLSYNGITRETDWVFVQPPDAKSVLISPPWSVQLTVQVSYTSFLHHLSSMPEIVQWITRLNRNGDFLKSTLIADRLRDTGRLAIEFSKQEIWTDDPDAVAKNLMLSLIIGLTLQWLPNNAFPTYPKPNVLNRFQTMRRLLLENHEALHDDGPRAVSKLGSRRSIEKAFSELIDMGPVMYARVLRLNRARRKFRDPAFSGQTIGDIAAEEGFWEWSRFTSYYRKQFGELPSETRSRSPRFKACA; this comes from the coding sequence GTGATCGAACGCGAAATGTCCAGCGGCCCGGACGCGCTGGTTTTCCATGTCTGCGTGGATGAGCACCACCCTGATCTGTCCTACAACGGAATTACCAGGGAAACGGACTGGGTGTTTGTGCAACCTCCCGACGCCAAAAGCGTTCTGATTTCGCCGCCCTGGAGCGTGCAACTGACGGTGCAGGTCAGCTACACATCCTTTCTGCACCATCTGTCGTCAATGCCGGAGATCGTCCAGTGGATCACACGTCTCAACAGAAACGGTGATTTTCTAAAGTCCACTCTGATTGCCGACCGTTTGAGGGACACCGGGCGTCTGGCCATAGAGTTTTCGAAACAGGAAATCTGGACAGACGATCCGGACGCAGTTGCCAAAAATCTCATGCTGAGCCTCATCATCGGACTGACGCTCCAGTGGTTGCCGAACAATGCGTTCCCGACCTATCCGAAACCAAACGTCCTCAACCGTTTCCAAACCATGCGGCGCTTGCTTCTGGAGAACCACGAGGCGCTCCATGACGACGGTCCGCGCGCAGTTTCAAAACTGGGGTCCCGGCGTTCGATTGAAAAAGCGTTCTCCGAGCTGATTGATATGGGGCCGGTCATGTACGCGCGCGTTTTAAGGCTGAACAGGGCGCGACGGAAATTTCGAGACCCCGCCTTCTCGGGACAAACCATCGGCGACATCGCTGCCGAAGAAGGGTTTTGGGAGTGGAGCCGTTTCACCAGCTATTATCGAAAGCAATTCGGTGAATTGCCGTCCGAAACGCGCAGTCGTTCGCCTCGTTTCAAAGCGTGTGCCTGA
- a CDS encoding ABC transporter ATP-binding protein, translating to MPLLEVEDLSVTLKLAEGDLTAVSNISLSVEKGETLGIVGESGSGKSISSLAVMDLLPKGTVRKASKMRFGDTDLLSVTPSQMAALRGNKIAMIFQEPMTSLNPVYTIGRQMTELLMLHRGVSRSDARDRAVELLEKVGITAARSRLSQYPHQLSGGLRQRVMIAMMLMCEPELIIADEPTTALDVTIQAQILTLLRDLQREMNMAMIIITHDLGVVARVSDKVAVMYAGQIVETGRVDEVFGAPLHPYTQGLLESIPIPGEISPGEELGSIPGLVPSLKTNFRGCRFANRCSRAFEACHTTPVALRGTAPGRRSRCLLSEQEAEQAFRAGYGTAGTGPTDYGSDINMSDAPVLSARDAECVFRIKANMFAQPKQLRAVDGISLDLHRGEVVAVVGESGCGKSTLARMLLGLRKPSSGHVTLNGEDISGLSNVEKSRRVQSIFQDPYSSLNPRRTIGEIIRRPLQLHGSGSSADQQKTVETIMERVGIPRRLYHNYPNQLSGGQRQRVAIARALVLKPEIVVCDEPTSALDVSVQAQILNLLLELREQMQLTYLLITHDMAVVEHIATRVVVMYLGRVVEIADARTLFENPRHPYTKALLSSVLTPEPDADVPDIELGTAYPNPIDPPSGCTFHPRCPIATDLCKQTAPELRQTGQSETACHNVAAEVMAAE from the coding sequence ATGCCCCTACTCGAAGTCGAAGACCTGTCCGTCACGCTGAAGCTGGCGGAAGGCGACTTGACAGCCGTTTCCAACATTTCACTATCCGTGGAGAAAGGTGAAACACTCGGGATCGTGGGTGAATCGGGGTCCGGCAAGTCGATCTCGTCACTCGCCGTCATGGATCTGCTGCCAAAGGGGACCGTCCGGAAAGCGTCGAAAATGCGGTTCGGCGATACCGACCTCCTGTCCGTGACCCCATCGCAAATGGCGGCCCTGCGCGGCAACAAGATCGCAATGATCTTTCAGGAGCCGATGACCTCGCTCAATCCGGTCTACACGATCGGACGGCAGATGACCGAACTCCTGATGCTACACAGGGGCGTGTCACGGTCCGATGCGCGCGACCGTGCCGTCGAACTCCTGGAAAAGGTCGGGATCACGGCCGCCAGAAGCCGCCTGTCCCAATATCCCCATCAGCTCTCCGGTGGCCTCAGGCAACGCGTCATGATCGCAATGATGCTGATGTGCGAGCCGGAACTGATTATCGCGGACGAGCCGACGACTGCCCTTGACGTGACGATCCAGGCACAGATCCTGACACTTCTGCGCGATCTGCAACGTGAGATGAACATGGCCATGATCATCATCACGCATGATCTTGGCGTAGTCGCCCGGGTTTCGGACAAGGTTGCGGTCATGTATGCCGGGCAGATTGTTGAAACCGGCCGTGTCGACGAGGTGTTCGGTGCGCCGCTTCATCCTTACACGCAAGGCCTGCTTGAAAGCATTCCGATCCCCGGCGAGATCAGCCCCGGAGAAGAACTTGGCTCCATCCCCGGGCTCGTCCCTTCGCTCAAAACCAACTTCCGGGGATGCCGGTTCGCGAACCGCTGCAGCAGGGCATTCGAGGCCTGTCACACAACACCGGTTGCGTTGCGTGGGACAGCACCGGGACGACGAAGCCGTTGCCTTTTGAGTGAGCAGGAAGCCGAACAGGCATTCAGGGCCGGATATGGCACGGCGGGCACCGGACCGACAGACTATGGCTCAGACATCAACATGTCGGACGCGCCGGTACTCTCGGCAAGGGATGCGGAATGCGTGTTCCGCATCAAGGCCAACATGTTCGCGCAGCCGAAGCAGTTACGCGCTGTCGACGGCATCTCGCTCGACCTGCACCGGGGCGAAGTCGTTGCTGTGGTCGGGGAAAGCGGGTGCGGGAAATCAACCCTGGCCCGCATGCTGCTCGGCCTGCGCAAACCCTCCTCCGGACATGTCACGCTGAACGGTGAGGACATTTCGGGCCTTTCGAATGTCGAAAAATCCCGGCGGGTCCAATCCATCTTTCAGGATCCCTACTCCTCGCTCAATCCACGCAGGACGATCGGCGAGATCATTCGCAGGCCCCTGCAACTGCATGGATCCGGCTCATCAGCCGACCAGCAGAAAACGGTTGAGACAATCATGGAGCGCGTCGGCATTCCACGCCGTCTCTATCACAATTATCCGAACCAGTTGTCAGGCGGTCAGCGCCAGCGTGTTGCGATCGCCCGTGCGCTCGTCCTGAAGCCTGAAATCGTTGTGTGTGACGAGCCGACCTCGGCGCTCGATGTCTCGGTTCAGGCACAGATCCTGAACCTGCTTCTGGAACTCAGGGAGCAAATGCAGCTCACCTATCTGCTGATCACGCACGACATGGCCGTGGTCGAACATATCGCGACGCGCGTGGTGGTGATGTATCTGGGTCGGGTCGTCGAAATCGCGGATGCACGCACCCTCTTCGAAAATCCCAGGCATCCTTACACGAAGGCTCTGCTGAGTTCGGTGCTGACGCCCGAACCCGACGCCGACGTGCCCGACATCGAACTCGGCACGGCCTATCCGAACCCGATCGATCCGCCAAGCGGTTGCACCTTCCACCCCCGGTGCCCGATCGCAACTGATCTGTGCAAACAAACCGCGCCCGAATTGCGCCAAACCGGCCAATCGGAGACCGCCTGCCACAACGTGGCCGCCGAGGTGATGGCTGCGGAATAG
- a CDS encoding ABC transporter permease codes for MTDASTNPHHMVGEIIDLTPRERMIKKARSHRGLQFGGTVVLIMTLVALLAPVLAPYSPFEQDLAKRLISPVWAEGGSWDHIFGTDQLGRDYLSRLIYGARVSMGVGFGAALLGCVIGVTIGLVAGYLGGRADRAASFLLTCQLALPSLLLAMALVFFVGASITALIVVLGCLHWSYYMVVTRTMTRQIRELEYVSAARSIGSTDRQILFYEILPNLSNQIIVVFSLEMAVVIIHEAALSFLGVGVQPPTASWGLMIAEGKEAMYFKPYLVAIPGAALFLLVLAVNLLGDGIRDITAPEGRN; via the coding sequence ATGACCGACGCGAGCACAAATCCGCACCATATGGTCGGCGAAATCATCGACCTGACACCCAGGGAGCGGATGATCAAAAAGGCCAGGTCACATCGTGGCCTTCAGTTCGGTGGCACCGTTGTCCTGATCATGACGCTGGTCGCGCTGCTGGCACCTGTCCTTGCCCCCTACTCTCCCTTCGAGCAGGATCTGGCCAAGCGCCTGATCTCGCCCGTCTGGGCCGAGGGCGGCAGCTGGGACCACATTTTCGGAACCGACCAGCTTGGCCGCGACTATCTCAGCCGTCTGATATACGGCGCGCGCGTTTCCATGGGCGTCGGCTTCGGCGCGGCCCTTCTGGGATGCGTCATCGGTGTGACCATCGGCCTTGTCGCGGGATATCTGGGGGGACGGGCCGACCGGGCGGCGTCGTTTCTGCTCACCTGCCAGCTGGCCCTGCCCTCTTTGCTCCTGGCCATGGCGCTGGTCTTCTTTGTCGGCGCTTCGATCACGGCACTGATCGTCGTTCTGGGGTGTCTGCACTGGTCCTACTACATGGTGGTCACACGGACGATGACCCGGCAGATACGCGAGCTTGAATACGTCTCCGCTGCGCGCAGTATCGGCAGCACCGACCGCCAAATCCTTTTCTACGAAATCCTGCCCAATCTCTCGAACCAGATCATCGTTGTGTTCTCGCTGGAAATGGCCGTGGTCATCATCCACGAGGCCGCGCTTTCCTTCCTGGGGGTCGGCGTGCAGCCGCCGACCGCGTCCTGGGGACTGATGATCGCCGAGGGCAAGGAAGCGATGTACTTCAAACCGTATCTTGTCGCCATTCCGGGCGCCGCGCTGTTCCTGCTGGTGCTTGCCGTCAATCTGCTGGGCGACGGAATACGCGACATCACCGCCCCGGAAGGCCGCAACTGA